Below is a genomic region from candidate division KSB1 bacterium.
GAGCTGCTGCAATGGTACGCCGAGGCGACGCCGCTTTATCCCGCTGTCGATTCCACCTCGGCCGCCGATTCGCTCAGCATCCGGGCGTTTATGGCGACGGTTCGCGAGGAATACGGCGGCCTCAATCTGCTCGCGCCAACCGAAAGAAAAAATTTTGCCGCACTGAATGAACGCGCCAAACTCGAACGGGACAAAGAGCGCGAGCGGCTGCGGCGAGGAGTGCCGGCAACGGATACGACGCTGGGCGCTGCGCCGGCGGATCGCGCCGCCGAACGCCGTCTGCAAAATTTTTATATCGATCTCAAAAGAAAAATCGAACAAGCTCGCGCCGCCGGGAAATCGGAGGAAGACGTTGTGGCGCTGAAGCAGCGTGAGATTGAAGCGTTTGCTCATGCCAAAGCGCCGGCCTCGAGCGAACGCGTGACGGCTTTGGCGGAAGATTTCCGAAGTTGGCAAGTCGGTTCAGCTTACCATCCGAGTTATCTTGATCTTTATTCCGGCGCGACACGCTTTCTGCTCTCAGTTTTTCGTTCGGCAAGCGTTGCGGACGACAACGGCTTCGGGCGCGGCTTGGATGTGCAGCTCGCTGCCACCAACGAAGCGCCGCAGCAATCGTTGATTTACTCGCAGCATTACGCCTTTTTGCCGTTTCACGTGCAGTTTTTCAACCGCAGCGGCAAAGTTCACAAAGCGATTCAAGGCGGCGCGATGCTGGCCCGCATTGCCCGGCGCTACAAACAAGGCGATTATATCGAAATGACTGCGCTCGAATGGCGTAACAACGCCTACGCCACTTCGTATTTGCCGTTCACCCTCGAGGCCGGCGGCGACAAGGGCGTTCTCGATGCGATATTGAAATTGACCACGATCGGCACCGGCCATTATCAGCACGGTTTGCATATCGGCGAAATGGCCCGTCTCGAGCTTGCGCTCTTGGAGCGGCGCAATCATAAAAACGCCTTTGCCATCGCCAATGTGTTTTACGGCGCCCGAGCGCAAATAACTTTTGGAAAATTTCGCCTGTTTGCTGCCGGCAAGATCGGTGCGCGGCTCGGCCAATTTGCCGAACGCAAGCAACAAACTCTTTCGACCAACTTTCCGCCGTTGCGCCGCTGGTCGTTTGGCATCGAGCTGTTCGGCGCGACGCTTTATCGCCCCACGCACCATCGCCTCGAGTTCGAGGTGATTGAAGACGGCGCGCGTTTCATTCAAGGCCGTTTGCAAAAAGATCGGCAGGCGCGGCTTTCGTATCGGTGGACAGTGAACGAGTGAGGTCGTGTTGGCGTATTTTACTTGACGGTTGTTGAATTTTTTGCCATATTTTGCCGCGACGATAAACGAAAATCCAAATAGATGAGACATAACCTTCCATCTCAATTTATTATTTCTACCGAGGAGGATGGTGTGATGAGAAATGGTTCATGGTTTTTTAAGGCGATCTGTTTAACGTTCGCCGTCTTGTTCATCAGCGCCGATTGTTTGGCGCAAACGAACGCAACAACCGCCTTGGTTTATGACACCACCCTTTACAAAGCCCTGCAATGGCGCAACATCGGCCCGTTTCGCGGCGGCCGCGTGTGCGCGGTGGCGGGTGTGCCGAGCCAACCGCTCACATATTATTTCGGCGCCACCGGCGGCGGCGTGTGGAAAACCGAGGACGCCGGACTGACGTGGAAAAATATTTCCGACGGCTTTTTCAAAACCGGCTCGGTCGGTGCGATTGCCGTGGCGGATGCGGACCCGAATGTGATTTACGTGGGGATGGGCGAAGCGGCGATTCGCGGCGTGGCGACTTCACACGGCGACGGCGTTTACAAATCCACCGACGCCGGCAAAACCTGGAAACATCTCGGACTCGAAAACACGCGCCAGATTTCGACGATTCGCATTCATCCGAAAAATCCTGATCTGGTTTACGTCGCGGCGCAAGGCAGCATTTGGAATCCGAATCCGGAGCGCGGGATTTATCGCTCGAAGGACGGCGGCAAAACCTGGGAGTTGGTTTTGCCTGTCAACACCGGCACTGGCGCGAGCGATTTGAGCATGGATGTCAACAATCCGCGCATTTTGTACGCGGCGTTTTGGGAGCATCAACGCAAGCCATGGAAGATCATCAGCGGCGGACCGGGCAGCGGCATTTACAAAACCACGGACGGCGGCGACACCTGGCAAAAACTCACGGAGGGTTTGCCGGAGATGATGGGCAAAATCGCCGTGGCGGTTTCGCCGAAAAATTCCGAACGCGTCTGGGCGCTGATTGAAGCGGAGAAAGGCGGTTTGTATCGCTCGGATAACGGCGGCAAGAATTGGCAGCTCATCAACAGCAAGCGCGTGTTGCGCGCCCGCGCCTGGTATTACATCGAAGTGTTCGCTGATCCGCAGGACGAAGAGACGGTTTACGTGCTCAACGCCCCGATGTTGAAATCCGTTGACGGCGGCAGAAATTTCCGAACGGTGCCGACGCCGCACGGCGACAATCACGATCTGTGGATCAATCCGGCCAACAATCAAAACCTGATCAACGGCAACGACGGCGGGGCGAATATTTCTTTTAACGGCGGCAAGACCTGGTCGACGCAGGCAAATCAGCCCACGGCGCAGTTTTATCGCGTCATTACGGACAATCGTTTTCCGTATTACGTCTACGGCGGCCAACAGGATAATTCGACGGTGGCGATTCCGAGCCGCACCACGGACGGCGGCATTGGCCGCGAACACTGGTATGCCGTCGGCGGCTGCGAAAGCGCGCACGTGGCGTTCAATCCCGATCAGCCGGATTTGATTTATGCCGGCTGCTATCAAGGCATCATCACGGAGTACGATGCCGCGACAAAAAAAGAGCGCAATGTCATGGCAGAGCCGTATCTCGGCCTCGGCAGCGACGCGAGAGAGCATCGGTATCGCTTCAACTGGAACGCGCCGATTCTGGTTTCGCCGCACGATCCGAACGTGGTTTATCACGCCGGAAATATTTTGTTGAAATCGAGCGATCGCGGCCAAACCTGGCAGGAGATCAGCCCCGATCTCACGCGCAATGAAAAAGACAAACAGGGCAAGGGCGGCGAGCCGATTACGAATGAAGCAGCCGGCGCGGAAGTTTACAACACGATTTTTTATATCGTCGAATCGAAGCATCAAGCCGGCACGATTTGGGCGGGAACGGATGACGGCCTCGTGCATCTCACGCGCGACGGCGGCAAGACTTGGATGAACGTAACGCCGAAGGGCGTTGGCGAGGCGCAAATCAACGCCATCGAAGTTTCACCGCACCATCCGGCGACGGCTTATTTGGCGGTGACGCGCTACAAATTCGGCGATTTCACGCCACTCATTTTTAAAACCGCGGATTACGGAAAAACCTGGACGCGCTTGGTGAATGGCATCGGGCCGGAGGCATTCGTGCGCGTCGTGCGCGAAGACCCGAAACGCAGAGGCCTGCTGTATGCCGGAACCGAAACGGGCTTGTATATTTCGTTCAACGATGGCAAGCAATGGCAGCCGTTTCAGCTTAATCTGCCGATTGTGCCGATTACGGATTTGACGATTCGCAACGATGATTTGATCGCGTCAACACAAGGCCGCGCGTTTTGGATTTTGGATGATCTCACACCGCTGCATCAAATTAACGACGAGATCGCAAAATCTGAGATGCATTTGTTCAAGCCACGGCCGGCATATCGCATGGAAGGTGGCAGCGCCGACATTCCCGGCGTGGGAAAAAATCCGCCGAACGGCGCGATGATTTTTTATTATTTTGCCAAAGCGCCGGACACTTCGAAGATCGAAGTGAAGCTTGACATTCTCGATGCGAACGATCAGGTGATTCGCAGTTACTCATCGAAACGCAAGGAACAAGCCAGCGGCGAGCAGGAGGGACCCGGCAGCGCCGCGCCTCAGCCGTTGCCGGTGAAAGCCGGGATGAATCGTTTCGTCTGGGATTTGCGCGGCGAGAATGTTACGCGCGTGCCTGAGCTTTTTGTTTATGGCAGCTTGCAAGGTTATAAAATCGCGCCGGGAACTTACAAGGCGAGACTCACGGTGGGTGACAAAAGTATGACCCAGTCGTTTGAAGTCGTGCAAGACCCGCGCATTCCTGTGGCGCCGGCGGCGTTTCAGGAGCAGCAAAGCATGCTGGCCGCGATTCGCGGGCATATCAACGAGATTCATGAAACCGTGCAGCGACTGCGCGATGTGCGCAAGCAAATCAAGGATTTGACCGTGCGTACGAAAGATCAGCCCAATGCGCAAGCCATCGCCGATTCCGGCAAGGCCTTGACTGAACGAATGACAAAATTTGAAGAACAGCTCGTGCAGCCGAAGCAGGAAACGTTTCAGGACGTCATCAATTTTCCCAACAAGCTGAACGCGCAGTTTCTTTATCTGATGAGCGAAATCGACTCCTCCGATCCGCCGCTCACCAACGGCTTGAAGACGCGCTTCGCGACATTGAATGCGGAATGGGAGCAGCTCGAGCCGATGCGAAATCGTTTGTTGGAGCAAGAGGTGCCGCGATTTAATGCGCTTTTTCAGCAAAACGCGATTCCGGCGGTGATTGTGCCGAAGGCGTCGTCAGCGACGACTGCAAGCGACGGTGAGAAGAAATAGCTAAAGGTGGGAAAGGTTTTTATCATGTCCAGCTATCGAACTCTCTTCGAAATCGGCAAATCTCTCGTTGCCGAGAGTGACATCGAGAAGCTGCTGCCGCAGGCGATGGACAAAGTGATCGAGCAGACGAAGGCGGAGCGCGGCCTCATCGCCGTTTACGGCGAAGACGACGACATTCAATTTCAGGCGGCGCGGTGTTTGGATAAAAAAGATCTCGAACATCCCGATTTTGAGATCAGCCGGACGATCATTCAAAAAGTCCGCGATAGCGGCGAGCCGATCGTCATCAAGAATGCGCTCGACGATCCGCGATTTCAAGCCAGCGAAAGCGTGGCACGGCTGCGCTTGCTGTCGGTGGCCTGTGCGCCCTTGAGGGTGAAGAATGAAATTTTCGGCGTGGTTTATATCGACAACCGTGATCTCACCGCCGTTTTTGACGAGGACACCGGAAATCTGCTCAACGAATTTAGCGATTTGATTGCTGTTGCGGTCAAAAACGCGCTGGATCGCAAGCGCCTGCTGGACAGCAAACGCCGCTTGCTCGCCGAGCGCGATGAAAGTCGCGGCTATGGTGAGATCATCGGCAAAAGTCCGGCGATGCTGGAGGTTTTTAAACTCATCAAGAAAGCGGCGGCCCTTGACATTACGGTTTTGATTACCGGCGAAACCGGCACGGGAAAAGAACTGGTTGCGCGCGAGCTGCACCGTCGCAGCTTGCGGCGCGATCACGAGCTGATCGCGCTCAATTGTGCCGCGATGCCGGAAAATCTGTTGGAAGACGAGTTGTTCGGCCACGAAAAAGGCGCTTATACCGGCGCTGATCGCCGCAAGCCGGGCTGGGTGGAAGTCGCCAATCACGGCACGCTCTTTCTCGATGAGATCGGCGAGATGAGTCTCGCGATGCAAGCCAAGCTGCTCCGCTTCCTGCAATCCGGCGAATACAGCCCGCTCGGCTCCCGCGAGGTGAAACATGCGGATGTACGCCTCATCGCTGCCACC
It encodes:
- a CDS encoding glycosyl hydrolase, coding for MRNGSWFFKAICLTFAVLFISADCLAQTNATTALVYDTTLYKALQWRNIGPFRGGRVCAVAGVPSQPLTYYFGATGGGVWKTEDAGLTWKNISDGFFKTGSVGAIAVADADPNVIYVGMGEAAIRGVATSHGDGVYKSTDAGKTWKHLGLENTRQISTIRIHPKNPDLVYVAAQGSIWNPNPERGIYRSKDGGKTWELVLPVNTGTGASDLSMDVNNPRILYAAFWEHQRKPWKIISGGPGSGIYKTTDGGDTWQKLTEGLPEMMGKIAVAVSPKNSERVWALIEAEKGGLYRSDNGGKNWQLINSKRVLRARAWYYIEVFADPQDEETVYVLNAPMLKSVDGGRNFRTVPTPHGDNHDLWINPANNQNLINGNDGGANISFNGGKTWSTQANQPTAQFYRVITDNRFPYYVYGGQQDNSTVAIPSRTTDGGIGREHWYAVGGCESAHVAFNPDQPDLIYAGCYQGIITEYDAATKKERNVMAEPYLGLGSDAREHRYRFNWNAPILVSPHDPNVVYHAGNILLKSSDRGQTWQEISPDLTRNEKDKQGKGGEPITNEAAGAEVYNTIFYIVESKHQAGTIWAGTDDGLVHLTRDGGKTWMNVTPKGVGEAQINAIEVSPHHPATAYLAVTRYKFGDFTPLIFKTADYGKTWTRLVNGIGPEAFVRVVREDPKRRGLLYAGTETGLYISFNDGKQWQPFQLNLPIVPITDLTIRNDDLIASTQGRAFWILDDLTPLHQINDEIAKSEMHLFKPRPAYRMEGGSADIPGVGKNPPNGAMIFYYFAKAPDTSKIEVKLDILDANDQVIRSYSSKRKEQASGEQEGPGSAAPQPLPVKAGMNRFVWDLRGENVTRVPELFVYGSLQGYKIAPGTYKARLTVGDKSMTQSFEVVQDPRIPVAPAAFQEQQSMLAAIRGHINEIHETVQRLRDVRKQIKDLTVRTKDQPNAQAIADSGKALTERMTKFEEQLVQPKQETFQDVINFPNKLNAQFLYLMSEIDSSDPPLTNGLKTRFATLNAEWEQLEPMRNRLLEQEVPRFNALFQQNAIPAVIVPKASSATTASDGEKK
- a CDS encoding sigma 54-interacting transcriptional regulator, with the protein product MSSYRTLFEIGKSLVAESDIEKLLPQAMDKVIEQTKAERGLIAVYGEDDDIQFQAARCLDKKDLEHPDFEISRTIIQKVRDSGEPIVIKNALDDPRFQASESVARLRLLSVACAPLRVKNEIFGVVYIDNRDLTAVFDEDTGNLLNEFSDLIAVAVKNALDRKRLLDSKRRLLAERDESRGYGEIIGKSPAMLEVFKLIKKAAALDITVLITGETGTGKELVARELHRRSLRRDHELIALNCAAMPENLLEDELFGHEKGAYTGADRRKPGWVEVANHGTLFLDEIGEMSLAMQAKLLRFLQSGEYSPLGSREVKHADVRLIAATNRKLAEMLEQKTFREDLYYRLNELEIKLPPLRERGGDVLRLADYFLARYAKQFAKNVAAFDEEARALLLQYHWPGNVRELENRLKRAVVLADDELISADDFDFMAPNPPSSPSHLSSEPNFNLEKQNVIAAFEKDFLCARLRETKGNITAAARRCGMHKKNFIQKMQQYGLKREDFV